ATATCTATCCTACGTAGACTAACTTTGGCACTGATAGCAGTATGATAACAAACACTCAATTGAATCTAGAACCGTTGGCAACTGGACGACGCCTAGAAAGTTGACACTTCATGACTTATAAAGTAGTTGAAATTATATAATCAGTAGAACGAAAGCCTACATCACTAAAACTTagctaatttgatttgattttaagCAATCTTAAGAAGTGACCAACAACCGTGAGTGGTAAGGCTGTACTGATACCGATGTAAGATTAATGACAGTTCCCTTACAAACACACTTGTATACTTCCGCTATTGAACGGTATCAATTAAAATGTCAGTTCAAATTATAAAACGCTCAAGACTGTAGTAAGAACTGGATGATTCATTCCCTACCACCGAACAAAATATGAGTACGCACGGGTTGTACGGTCGGTACGGTTTCATGAATGAACCAACAGGAACTATGTAACAGTCATCGAACGAGATCAGCGGTTTTGCgtaatcacacacacacatacccacACTGTGCGGGTATTTTTTTCTCGGTTGTCATTGAAATCGTCAGCACTATTGCATAGATGCGCAACTGTTGACTGCGCCAAAGAATCATCAGTCGCATGCCGACAGTAAACAGTGGGCCCGGAATTATATTGCTAAAGAAAAATATAACTGGAGTGACTGTAACATATGTATGATTGTACCATTCAAAGGGTGTCTATTTTATATTACTGTTGATTTAAATGTCGTGTAAacctcatttttttttgtgttctaTTTCCGTTATCAAAACAGCCAAGTAAGCTTTCATGGTATGGCTAAAAGCTGATGAAACCTATATCCGTCTAAAATACTCCTCTTTTTGTACACCCTGGAAAAtgtattttaatttttcaatataatacgctttgaattcaaaaatattttattttgaatcaacgCTTATATTCATTTCcgtttgattcaaatacatttactTCTAAGCAAATAAAAAGTTCTAAGCAAACAAAAAGTtcactattacgttagtatcataacaaaatagtttttttgtcgtgaatacgacttactttactatggggtgtcttttccaaatttaccctctgagagagtgataagtttttgatcgtgaatatctcttgttgtatctaacgaatcaagataatttttgctacatgccatcggaaatatgatcacaaatttatgataaaatattcagttgtgtgacataatctcaaataatttaaaattaaacttttctgaaatttttggtataaacgagtatcaaagaggataattcataaggcgcgtttgccttgctcgtatttttaaagctcattgctcagtgatctgtgaaaggatttatataatctaactaccaatagaatcgaaatttttcaacttaagcgtgtaaagaaaaagcattgaagtatttcaatagtacacttttgaaaaacctgtcttatttgacccatgtcaacaccagccaatcagaacgcgttctgaggaagagaacaaatatctgctgctgtacaacaaatcgttcgagaaaatgttccgaacagtgtttaatatcgtagtaagTTCCACAATATGGTCCttttgaaaggcaggaatgaatcccgtacagcatccggatagtttctttcaatgaaatgcaaatccgaaaagaaatatagaaattaaaattctgtatgctcctatttttatagccgttaggaccgcccattagtgaaagctaagaagctacaaacgaaatcaggtaaaaacaagccactcaacaaaaattggatcagtttggattctatcgccactgcgagcagacgtattttgtgtcgtttgcaaagctagtttcgcctccaacaagaacgattacgtcacagctgctagtcacttgtttgcattggtgaaaaagcaacgctgGAGAGCattcacaaaatcagccgttctaatggctctaaaagttttctaaggaactataaggatttgttgttcgcaaatcgaagggaaatatttggaaatatcctcagtttagtgcaaatctagaacagtttggttagatttgtgaacttttcgctgtgtgaaattcacagtaatctaggtcaagtgaagccttctttgttattgtgaaaaatgtggaaaaggggaatgcttgcataattcatacaattgatcaactaattgatactccgaagtgttaaggaacatgtcagttgttttcgtattcacgacatccatttatgtctgacattacccacccgccttttttcataaTGGAATCCAAAAGAACCTATTTCTTTCTTTAAGACGGTTTAAATTAGTTATGTTTCTACAACAAGGCTTTCGTGCGATTGTTTGTAAATCTAATaagttgaaattcaaaaaaaaattgacaaattattgtaaattaaattttaatttgttaaTGAATGCATTTTGCGGGCTAAGCTAAGTACGGTAGCGGTATTGACTCCTCTGCTTCCTTtcgttcaataattttcaaagtCTCTGCTGTGAAACTATTCTCTGGAGTGAATACAAATGTAAGTTCCTTGTACATACATAATTCATAACCTACCAATCCAATGAAAGCACTCGCACAATTCGAACGATTTCAATAGCGTAGATAGTTTAAATTCGTCAACTGCTTTGAAAGTTATTACTTCCTCGAAAGACGTTTTCCGTTTGAATGatgcaacaaaataaaatctCAGCAGAAGTTgtgttaaatatcacaaaatcaaCTAGTACAAATGTTTGAATCaatcaaaatattttagaaTCAATATTCTCTGGCATTTGATTCAAGGACGAAAAGTTCTAATCAACATCCATGAATTTGAAGCTAAGACCCAGTAtatttgatttaatttaattctagagtcaaacattttttttttgaatctatACTACACCATATTggattcaaatacatttaatgTACTATAAcattatttgaatcaaataaatcattgatttgattcaataaaaaaataaatcttagtctgaggctgtgaaccatttcgtggttaattttaacttttggttgaaatctgacactcgagtggttattttgatgttgtcaaaaataatcctgctcgaaagcatggttttTTTGACTGATCGGTGGttattttcaaactttgaaatgggtcgcagttttagttaaatttaactactcgacacaaaataaccactcacacacttaaaaccatttcttgagctcggcataataaaatgccgaagcTGATCGGCAACACCTAACTTAGCTGAttactcagtaatcaatacgcatgtttctgaacttcgttaaatgcattcactgatacttCGGTAAAGTGCTTCATTTTGCTGAAATTTGGCAtatttgcttgctgaatttatcagtaaataaCAGATATGCccagcgatgccaaccctacggatttatccgtagaacTACGGATTTTtatcttttctacggatctacggatggaCCTTTAATAATCTAcggatttttcattattttaaaataatgcattttttcCAAGCAAAATACGGAAAATGCTTGAATATTGTCGCATCATTTatccagattttttttgtatgtccaattataaaaactatcaaacatCTACCGGCACTGAGTACTCATTTTAAGGAAGCCTGTCTTTATCGCTTGGCATTCCAAGCTGATGAttttaagtagtttttttttatttattgatttacttGTATTTGATACGTACTAATTTTCATTCTAAACATTTTTTAGATACATTTAGTGAGTTTTCCCCATATAAGTTCACGCAAGCTCGGCTCAAAGGAACATGTACGAGTATAACTAGACTTGAagtcaaatctacggatttgacctcaggaaaaagtggcatcactggatatgccgacatcagcagttacgtttgccgagatttcggaatatgcgctagcttttGCCGAAATTCAGCACGCCATTTCTTGCCGCGTAACACTTCCGCTTTGCATTGCGCGGTTATTTTCTGGTGAAATTTcctagtgaaaaaatggatattttAGAAACTTTTAGTAAGGAAGACGTAAGAATCTACGATCTATTCAGTAGGTACGATTGCAATACATTCTTTTTTATATAGAAAGCAACTTCTATTGCTTATTTCTATTGTCGTGAAGTTATCATGGAATTTTTGGAAGTTAACTCAAtatataaaaacctatttttattttcatatttccagctcgactcaaagtGGTATCCGGAAGCGTCGCTATTAGTAGTGATGTCTGAGGAATTTGGCGAAGGAGACTGCTCTCTAATTTGGAAAGATGTAGTAATTCCCGCGGGACCGGGAATACTGTCAACATTTAATGGTCTTTGCATGGCTTATACAGTATTCGGTACTGAATGCGAGCCTTCcgacaattttttaaaaatattttatgccACTTGTTTTCAGGTAGCACTaccggcaacaaatttgtaagtctCCTTTAAGtgtaaataaaatgaatttttgatcccaaACGgcctgtttataatgttgacgAACTAAATTAATCGGTTaactttttaattactgatgattcagtaatttattttttcgtttttcttttttttttattgcgttACTGAATACTCAGTGAAAGTTTAACTgaacaaacagtaaatcttctgctgacgatttcggcaatatttgacgtttgtcaaatttgagggtgccgagaagttcagtaattttaatttttgccgagatgattactgATTCCtcagctgtgcgaatctcggctttttttgccgagactcagctataaaatttaagtgtgcaagtgtcagattttaaacaaaagttaaaattaaccgcgaaatggtttacagactaaaactcttccgtttcttTGAaagctgctcgagaaaaattatttcagtttcagcttacttccactaacacatttgattagcaacgaacacattcctatatggatttttcTTGCCGAAATTGTTGCgcaataaagatttacgtagctTCTATTAGTAATTCcgcaaaatattgtcaaaaaatcaaagatGAGCATCTGACAATACTTTTTTTTCCAGAGAGGAAGCTGTTTAATATGTCTAATAAACTCTTCTCTCAATGattcaatgttcagttgcaatattagaAACTTCAAacgttggattttttttctgaaaatacgGTCACAAATTACCAAGCCAATccgattgacggtattgaaaaaactttggatttataataatattgtcacgtgtaagggccgctataaacTTTTCGTTCATGCGGAAGCCAGCTATCTatctttttctgttttttttcggaaccggaatcctCTTCTACAAATTGAAACGACGGATTGACATTTAAGCACTTATCCTCGTAAAATTTTAGAACTGGACGCTGAGTCCGAACTAaactttggattttttttatgaaatcattatacctttaatttgaatctgagcTTGTGATAAGTCTTCTCCAAGATATTGAAGTGAGTTTCATAGTGAtgatttttaccattttttccgAAGTCAATTCGTTTAGCTATCAATATTAACTTGCCAATTGgattagttttgagcccaaagtagatgatttttttagtattttgtaTCGCTGCTCTAAATAACAGTTTGAAATTTAGAGCACTAGTCATTTTTTTCCGGAACCGAACGTCGGATTCATCCCTTTTATATATCACCATAAAACTCTTCATTCGAGCCTAAGTTCGTAAAAGTCGGTTCAATCATCTCTGAGAGAAGTTAACAAGTTCTATTTCGGAGCATGTAAATACTATTTCCATAACTTCTGAAAATGGAATCTGAAGACCGATATAGCAGAAGTCAATTCTAATGGCCCACAACTGTCATGATAAACAAATGGTGTTAGTTTTGAGTCTAACTCAACAGATTTTTCATTAGGTATGTTTAGACTCCCAGCAGTCGTTAAGTTCACTATACTTAGGGTTACCACCTCTAAAACCTCCGAATGATAAGGGTAGATTGCAGAGTCCCATTGTTCCCTAGCTTTTTCCATGCACGAGAATATGGTAACAGTATAATTAACGGAGAAAGGGTGCAAATACACAGAAAACAGAAATACAAGCTCGTGTATGAACCGTGGACAATTTTGAATGAATTGCCAGGCGAAGACGTGCAGATGTCACCCCGATCAAAACTATTTCGGGAACTGCATTCACATCGcgctaaatttttgttttgattcagGTTACAatcacaagtttatttttgtttaattcCCATCTTACCATTAAATTCACATTCAATTGACATGAGGAATAAAATGAGTgttttacatttaaaaaaatcgtagCAGAAGTGTTCCAATCGTTGTAGttgaataatttgttttatttcttatttatgtatacccggttttaatcaTATAGCAGTCTTTCGCCGGGTTTGGATAAATTCTGTAATAAGCAAGATAACATTGTTACCGTTCCGGAATGAAGTGAAACGTATAAAATCGGgacgaacagtcgagtaggtggaaGTAGTGAACTACTTATTTCGAACGTATTGAAAATTCAAAATGTACAcaggttttgaaaaaaaatgtcacctGTTATCTGTCACAAATTCCTCAGATTcagttgttttaaaattgttgGAAAATAATTGACGATATCTCATCCTCAATGTTACCAACAAACCAAATAAAAATCATCCGAAATTCCTCAAGTTTTATATTGAATTCGAAAAATTGTCACAGCGGGTCGCCACTTTTGAACATAGTCAATAAATGTAACATTAAAATTATGATTCGCGGACTTGTGCAAGTatgacaatttaaaaaaaatatataagacTATTAGTCGACTATTATAACACCAAATTGAAAAGACGAAGTTCATTTTTTCTGTGCAAATTAATGGTTCAATTTCAATCTGCATATcacgctttgttttttttttttttgataacggccaatagtccaatccacgtgcgattgtgttggtgtggctattctcagcagttgaaaggttaatgctagtgtgagtatgtcgaaataacccagtgaattttgtcgagccgcatcgtgtcAATTATTgcagacatatatgcaataaaaaacactgcaatgccaagagaacagttgaaaAAGACATAcaatcgttcatgaaactctatatcatgtaatggaactgtcttctacttggttcattagttcatagcttacgaaattctatatgcatttttcgcagtgtatgattatgagtctaaaatgttttacctcagtgtaaaattgaacccacaacaaactttgacttcggttcgcacacattctaatttcgtatatgaatagatctgcgcactctgaATTGGTGTGAGTAactgagacgtcaaattgctcaataagccacccatcaacattcactttggagagtaatttcgaatgtctCGGCACTCATGAAATACTCGATTTTTCGCCGCACTAACTCGGCACGACTTGTTCTTTCGTTGAGAATTTCACCGGAAATGGTTATGacttttaaaaatataaatataaaaatatgtttgtgaTGCGCGCAAAAAAGTTTCAGTGCATATATGTCACTCAATACTCACCAGCCCACTTAAAACTCACCACCCCGAGTTTAAACCGAAAATCAACACCTTTTTATGCTAAACGTCTTGAATGTTGTTTATCAAGCAAACCAACACTTGCGCTGCAGCAACTGTCGCGCGATTTCCAACGGAATTTACCGTAGCTTTATTCTTATGTTGTGTCATtgatgaaatttatttattctacAAATAATCTTTGTGAAGTGATTCTAGAAAACAGTGAAAATGGCTAATTTCAATAGAAATAGTCGTGTCTCAGACCAAATTATGGATTACTATTTACGATACGGTCAGAACCGAGATTTGGAGAAATTTCTTCGTTTGCGGTCTAGCACTACGCGTTCCTCTAGTGATGGTAGTCTTCCGGCCTTGGATGAGCTGGATCGAAGAGAACAGATTGCGGAGAAACTGGGCAGATCAttggaaaatttatcagtgctcGAAACACAAGAAAAGCGGAAAACACTATCTCATGAACGGCTTAACGAAGCCGGAGCTAGTAAAAATTTAGAGGAAAAGGACACTTCGGAAACGGAGAAGTCCAAATTGTCTCCCAAGCAACAGCAGCCAAAACCATCCTCAGCGGAAATTGTggtaaaagaaacaaagaatgaGAAAAAATCTGGtcgaaattttaatttcaatttagaaTCGGTAATAGAAATAAAATTACCTCCTGTGCCAGTTGTTCAGCAACCGATTATTATATCACCAACCCAAATTGGTCaaggtaagattttttttctttctactgTTTTAATATTACAACATGAATTGTTTCAGTGTCCTTGCCAGTTCCGGTTGTGCATGAAATTAGCTCGACTGGAACACAAACCGTTTCAGCCGCTCGATCTACAACAGAGCAGCAAACCGAAGAACCTATTCGCCCGATCCTAAAGCCAAACACAGTAGCAGCTTTAAATGCAGAAGAAGTAATCGACACAACTCGGGACATTTCTCCTGTGAGCAGTATCGCATCGAACAAACAGAAACTGGAGTGGGATTCTCTGGGAGATATCGgatatgattcaaatgaaaaattttatttttgtggagccgcagatttaaatgaaacggAAAAGCGGTGTTTGCAAAAATATTTTGCTAAAAAAGGTTTAAACTTAGATGAGAAGGTCGTTGTggtgaaaaatgttcaaaaacaggaatcgaaacaaaaagatGCAAGTAAAGAGAAATTAAAAGCTGACGCCAAATTGAAGTGGCAGGCAGTTTATCAAAAGTACAAAGATAAatattcgaatcaatctgaaattTCGATGAATCTTATGAATCCGGAAGCTCAGAGCACTCCAAAGGAAACATCGCAACCGAAGGTTCCTCAAAAATCCGGTAAATCAACTCAAACCAgtctagtgaaaattttcaccaaATCAATTCAGGCAGAGAAAATCGACACATCTGACAAACAAATTGGTACAGAGTCGATTCAATCAGCCAGATCTGTTGAATTGATCACAAACTCAACTAGTTCCGCATTAGTGGCAAATTCCGAGCAGGTCGAAGTGGCGGAAAGTTTCGAATTCTATTCATCGCCACCGTCTCAAGTGAATCCATCTTCTGCTGAGTCCACTATGAAAAGTTCACCGGAAATAACTGTTTCTActtcgtcgtcgtcatcatcgtcatcatctacAGCTGCTTCCCGAAAACAGTtgtccaataaagaaaacaaacgAACTCCCTACAACTTCGAGGACGAACTACGGCTCGGCATAACATTGTATAATACGATATGTGAGTCGCGAAGTTTACCGGCTCGCGTGAAGCAAAGTTTGATCGATAAGATCTTCAGCAAAATGATGAAGAATGATCCAAAGGGACGGAGTAAAGAGGAATTGCTGTTGGATTGTGGAAAATTTAAACGGCCTTGTGAAACAGAAAAGAGTGACGCAGTTTTAAGTGGTGTAGAGGCGGTGGGGACCAGTGGAAGCTCATCGAAGGTTGCTAGCAGCAACCGTGCCGAGGCAGCAGAGTCCAACGCCGAAAACACTTCCAACGATGTCGAGGAAGTAATTTCTCACGCGAGCAAAGAGGGTAAGTGcaccatattttttcaaaaaaaaacttgttctgTTTAAAGGtggtttggaaaattttttttttttatttttccaacAGAAATCGTTAAGAATTTAGAAGAACTAAGTAGTAAAAGTAATGAAGCGCCAAATCCCGTTTCTAAAAAAATCCCGAGAGACTACTCGGCATCCTCATCACAGGGAACTTTATCGTCTCGTCAAGGATCTAGCCAGACTGCCAAGCAAATGCCTCGAACGAATCTGGTATCTGTCAACAAGTTGTCATCTTCCGAGCGTCTTGCCAGTGACAAACGCATTCGAAAAGCTATGAATGAATATCTCAAACCCATGACTCATTCCGAGGTGGATTATGAAAATCAACAAGGCCTGAGGAAGAGTCTTAAACTTATGGAAGCACACAGCAAAACTCCAAGTTCTACGACACACGATGACAGAATCTTTGAACTTTTCCAAAAGGAAAAACAATCCCAATTGTTAAAGTTAGACAAGAAGATTGAACATTTGCGAACAATGAGACTGTTACTGCTAGAAGATCAAAAGGCTGTGAATGAAATAGGTAAAGAGaacagaacaaaacacccagtagaacaaaatgcgaaaaaatcggatgatttttcagaagaaaaagaaaatatctATGCCAACACCAATCAGAAAACTACGAGTGGTGGCAGTATTCCTCTGTACACTTCGGTTCCCGCCGATAGCACGAGTGAACGATCTAGGGATCAAACAGAATACTCTTCAGCGACACGTTCGGATTCGGCATGGAACTCACACTATCATATGAAGCAAATTATTCAAAACCGTTCAAAACTAGAAACTCCAACGTCCGACGAAAGCATTGCTGCATTCATTAAAACACGAAAAGACAAGTTTATTGAAAACTACGAACGTCACCGCAGACAAATGTTTGAAGACCAGCATCACGTCTATACCAAACCGTACAGTGGCCGAGAGAGTAAACAAGATCTCTGCGCTCGACAGGACGACAAATATAGTGTGCGGAAAATGATCAAACCGATCGGGAAACGAAATTTCCTCAGCAGCGACGTGTTCATTTCTTCAGACTCGATGTCAATTCCAGCCGCAAATACTCTCACAAACACCACCACACATCAGTATGACATTAAATCGACCGGATCTAGCTCCGATAACATGGATTCCGCTAAACCGGTTGCCACGCAGACCACCGGTTCGATTCTCCGAACGAAACCGATATTTGAAACAAAGCCAGGACAATCGACTGCTTCGGTACAAGTTCCTTCGGCTGCTGGTTGCCAGTGCGCTTGCAACTGCCCTTGTCGACAGAAGAATTTTATTCCACCACTTTCGAATCGTACGGAAATCGTAAATGACCCACAAACCAAACATGACAAACAGCAACAAACGAAACCGAATTCAATTGCTTATGTAATTACGTTTCATGGGGACAAAAATAAACGAAACTCAACACGGAGTGCGTCAGAAAAGGATAGAGTTTATCGCGACAAATCAAGCGAGACTAGCGAGACGTCCGGTAGTTTGACTAGAAGTCTTCCAAGTGAAACCACCGAACCACGGAATGGAGAACAACGAAATGCTTTGACACTAAAAGAACAATTCGAACGAAATCGTCCGGGAACTCTATCAAAGTTGAAAGAACGGCAGAAGTGTGTCAACGAGTTGAACAAGCTGCGTTTAGAACGAAACAAACAgaggaagaaattattactgctAACATCGGATGATTCACTAAAAAGATCCGGCGTTAAAAAACGATTGCCGCCACCACCCCTAGGTATTGTAAACTTTGTGCAAGCTTGAaaagtttgtagtagaacttcgAACTAAAATTTACCTTAACAATATACGTTTATTTATTGTAGCTCAGAGACGTATTTTTTCATCGAAAGCAATACGTGAAAATACTCGTCGTCAGGTGAAGAAGTTGCCGGAAGTTCTTCGCAAAAAGGAAATCGAAAAGGAGAACAATCTCAAGCGAAAGAATCTCATTTTGAGGGATACATTCAACCGGGTAGATGAAGTTTGCTATTTGTTCACGCTCCATGGTgttttagataatatttttctttccACAGAATCTTCAGCGCAAAGTTCTGCGTGGCCAAATCGACCTTTCCAATAGTGTTCGAGTTATACAAGACTAACGGATAATGTTTTACTCCGAGCGAGAAGTGCCTTTCTTGTAAAAACGATATATTTTAGTTTAAATAACGTAAAAAATGCTCTTATAATCAGCATTACTACTTAAattgtaattttatttatttgttttattttttttattataaaactgAGAACTGAGACGTTATGTATCAAACAGGTGTGCCAGTTAATAAAACTGAAATACATGAATTTTTAAATGGAAATACTTGTTTATTGTAAGCAATAGGTTCCAGATATTTAATTGAAAGTAGTTGCCTGCGAAATCTAGATATTTTTCAATCTTTAGCATCGATCCAGTCGTGAAGACATTTTTCCACATCTTTATAACTATTGAAGCGTAGTTATAAATATGCAAAACAAAAACTATCGAATCGTAGTTGTCTTTATTGCAACGATGAGAACTTATGGTTGTCGGAAGAGGCCAAGTCTTCAGCATAGTTTCCATCTGAGTTCAGAAATGATGTTTTTGACCGCTTTCCCTGTGTGTGCCGGGACATTTTTGTACTGCAAAATAGCTTTCTTTCCATTCGATTTTATGCCGTCGGATTTTCGGTGCTTGAGATTCTCAAAATAAACCTATTTTTCCGTCGCGACCTGCTGCAGCAAAACCCCTTGTttcatcatttaggggttagccaaattttgtgctagggcacataatcgtttttattatttttatgtttcgtttttgactcatcagtgcagagcagttcaaattgaactgcttagtgctaagctcggcagttcaacttgaaccgctaagcagacgtaaagatgCTTTCATGCTGCGaaagtaaaatttttctt
This genomic window from Malaya genurostris strain Urasoe2022 chromosome 1, Malgen_1.1, whole genome shotgun sequence contains:
- the LOC131440362 gene encoding uncharacterized protein LOC131440362 — its product is MANFNRNSRVSDQIMDYYLRYGQNRDLEKFLRLRSSTTRSSSDGSLPALDELDRREQIAEKLGRSLENLSVLETQEKRKTLSHERLNEAGASKNLEEKDTSETEKSKLSPKQQQPKPSSAEIVVKETKNEKKSGRNFNFNLESVIEIKLPPVPVVQQPIIISPTQIGQVSLPVPVVHEISSTGTQTVSAARSTTEQQTEEPIRPILKPNTVAALNAEEVIDTTRDISPVSSIASNKQKLEWDSLGDIGYDSNEKFYFCGAADLNETEKRCLQKYFAKKGLNLDEKVVVVKNVQKQESKQKDASKEKLKADAKLKWQAVYQKYKDKYSNQSEISMNLMNPEAQSTPKETSQPKVPQKSGKSTQTSLVKIFTKSIQAEKIDTSDKQIGTESIQSARSVELITNSTSSALVANSEQVEVAESFEFYSSPPSQVNPSSAESTMKSSPEITVSTSSSSSSSSSTAASRKQLSNKENKRTPYNFEDELRLGITLYNTICESRSLPARVKQSLIDKIFSKMMKNDPKGRSKEELLLDCGKFKRPCETEKSDAVLSGVEAVGTSGSSSKVASSNRAEAAESNAENTSNDVEEVISHASKEEIVKNLEELSSKSNEAPNPVSKKIPRDYSASSSQGTLSSRQGSSQTAKQMPRTNLVSVNKLSSSERLASDKRIRKAMNEYLKPMTHSEVDYENQQGLRKSLKLMEAHSKTPSSTTHDDRIFELFQKEKQSQLLKLDKKIEHLRTMRLLLLEDQKAVNEIGKENRTKHPVEQNAKKSDDFSEEKENIYANTNQKTTSGGSIPLYTSVPADSTSERSRDQTEYSSATRSDSAWNSHYHMKQIIQNRSKLETPTSDESIAAFIKTRKDKFIENYERHRRQMFEDQHHVYTKPYSGRESKQDLCARQDDKYSVRKMIKPIGKRNFLSSDVFISSDSMSIPAANTLTNTTTHQYDIKSTGSSSDNMDSAKPVATQTTGSILRTKPIFETKPGQSTASVQVPSAAGCQCACNCPCRQKNFIPPLSNRTEIVNDPQTKHDKQQQTKPNSIAYVITFHGDKNKRNSTRSASEKDRVYRDKSSETSETSGSLTRSLPSETTEPRNGEQRNALTLKEQFERNRPGTLSKLKERQKCVNELNKLRLERNKQRKKLLLLTSDDSLKRSGVKKRLPPPPLAQRRIFSSKAIRENTRRQVKKLPEVLRKKEIEKENNLKRKNLILRDTFNRNLQRKVLRGQIDLSNSVRVIQD